GAAGCGTTTGATAGTGGAATATATATTAGCGACGACGATCCTATACGGACATTCAGAGGCGCGCTAAATGGAGACCAATGTGTGCTCATCATCGGAGGCGAGACCCATCCAAAAGGTGACGGCAAGTCGACAATCGAACATTATGAAGCAATCCAACACTATGCCAAGGAGGAATTCCGGCTTACTGAATTTCTCGGATATTGGTCGGAACATGATCACACCACACCAGATCGACGTCCTTTCATCGGAAAAATTCAAACAGACAATGACAAAATGTATGTAATGACCGGTTATGGAAAATGGGGTCTTGCCGCATCGGCAACAGGCGCAGGAATCATCAAGAGCCTGATTGTCGGTGAGGATAACCGATTTGAAAAACTATTTAGCCCTGAACGCCAATTGCCCGAAGATAAAGGTGATCGCAATGAAAGCAACGAAACTGATGAGAATCACGTTGTATCCCCCGGCAGCGAACAAATGGAACGACAACTCGCTAAAGGACAAGCACAATCAGTTGAGATAAACGGCAAGCCCGCGGGCATGTATAAAGACACCGATGGAAACATGCATTACCTCGACCTTTCATGTACCCACCTCGGTTGTGAAGTGAAATGGAATGACGGGGATCAAACATGGGATTGCCCATGCCACGGTTCCACTTTCGATGGAACAGGTAAAGTATTGGCAGGACCCGCGAAAGAACCTTTGAGAACAATAGATTCCTTGCAATGAAAAATGCCATACGGAAAATTACCCGTATGGCTGTTTTTGTAAAGCATTTTTTGGGGGTACCTTTTGGGGGTACCTGTGCACGGTGCATTTATGACAATTCAAGACTTTGAATAAATAATCAAGGGGATACCGACAAAGCGTTACATAGTCGGTATCCCCTTTTTACTTTATGCAATTGTAGTGAATTTACTGAGTAGTGTCTTGCACAGGTACCTACTTTGTGAAATAATTCACAAATTGGACGAAACAACTTGAACACTTTGTGAATTACTTCACAAAGTACGCTCAGATACTAAAAATGGTTGTATAATAAGAATTAAGTTAGACGAACAAATCTCTTAGAATCAATGTTTCATAGAATATAGCGACCAAATAAAAAAGAAAGGATGAATGCAAAATGTGGGTAATTACAGTTTTTGAGAAAATGAATGTTAGGATCTTTGAATACAAGGATAAAGATGAGGCTTTACTAGCACTTCAACATTTCGGTCAAAATGCTTTATTATCTTTTACAAATTAACGCATTCAGCAATACAAAATATTATTATGAGGTGAGGACATGGTTGAATTAAAGAAATCCCAGTTTGGGAAACATGTGATTATCGAGGAAAATCCGCTATCGAGATGGTTATTTTCTAACACGACATCCGCGTGGATATGGTTGATTTTAAGATTATACCTTGGTTATTCTTGGCTGACGGCGGGCATTGGAAAAGTTACTTCTGACGCTTGGACAGGTGCCAATGCTGGTGTTGCAGTTGAAGGATTTATGGGTGGTGCCCTTGCTAAGGCAGAGGCCGGAGATGTCGCAGGTTGGTATGCTTGGTTTTTAGAGAGTGTCGTAATTCCAAACGCAGTCCCATTTTCTTATATGATCGCATGGGGTGAAGTGTTAGTCGGACTTGGCTTAATCGTTGGACTCTTAACAGGAATCGCAGCTTTCTTCGGTGCACTTATGAATATGTCTTTCTTATTAGCAGGTACTGTAAGTTCGAATCCCGTTATGTTTATGATTGCAATAGTCTTAATACTTGCCTGGAAAGTTGCCGGTTGGTATGGGTTAGATCGTTGGGTGTTACCTCGTTTAGGAACACCATGGTCAAGGAAACGAAATGAATAAATCAAATGATATCCCAAGTTCTTTTACTTGGGATATTTTTTTATTCGACCTCAAGCCAAATTCTACGGATTGCCTTGCGTAGTTATCGGGTACATATTTCCCCCTTTAGCAAATGAAACCCTTCCCGTCTCTTCAGAAACTATGAGGACAAGGGCATCGCTTCGTTCACTTAACCCTAATGCAGCCCGATGTCGTGTGCCCAGTTTTTTATCACCCATATATATATCAGATAGTGGAAGAACATTTGCTGCAGAAACAATCTTATTCAGTCTAACTAATACAGCGCCATCATGAAGTGGATTTCCGGGATAAAAAATCGATTCCAATAATGAATGCGTCAATTCAGCACCAATTGGAATCCCTGGTCTTATCAAAGTTTCGAGTGAATCTTCCCGTTCTATCACAATTAAACCACCATGTCTCATTCTCGCCATATTTTGCAGACTCATTGATAACTCCGGATACTTGTCCGTAAATGGAGCCAAATAACAATTCAAATAAAAAGTCGCGGCTTTAATTTCAATATCCAAAAACTCTTCTTTTATTTTTTCGAAGTTACAAAGAAGACAATTATTTTCATCTTCTATTGCCTCCAAATTAATCTGTAATTCTGATATGACTTTATGAATATCCTCTTTTAATATTTGTGTCATCGTTGTAAAATCACAATCCACATTATCCACGGTGTCGCACCTCCACCCTATTAATTCCCTGATCTGATTTTTTATATAAATGTACTTAAAGTTTACCCACGTTCGAACTATTTAACCCCTTCATGACTGAAGGATGCCAAGCAAGCACATAACTATAGGTAAGTCTGCTAGCCAAAGGTGGTGACATCAATGTCCAAAAAAAATAATCATAACAAAGGTAAAAAAGCGAATAGTGTAACGCCGCAAGGTATTGCAGATACTGAATTCACCGCAGAGCCGAAAACCAAACTTGAAGAAGCCGCTAAGAAGAAAAATACAAAATAGGTACCTGTGCAAGGTGCAATTATGACAATTCACGGTTTTGGATAAATTATCAAGGGGATATCGACAAAGTGTTATATGTCGGTATCCCCTTTTAGTTTTATACAATTGTAGTGAATTAACTGAATGGTGTCTTGCACAGGTACCTATTTTACAGATGTTGTTCTGTATTAATCGCTTGGCCTAGATCCAGACAAGATCAGTGCAGATAACGCAGTAATTGTAATAACATGTTTGATTTTCATAAAACTCCCCTTCCTACTTACATCGTTATCCATATTACATCCATTTGCAACATTATTAAGGAATGAATAAATCTTCGACCGTTCACTTCCGGTGAAACTTTTTATCGGTTTCAATCGTATGACTATGTAGCAATTAATTTGAAATGGGGAGGAATACGATGAACAATCACGAAATCGATTATAAAATTTACGGAGATGACATGCAGTTTGTTGAAGTGGAGCTTGATCCGCAGGAAACGGTTGTAGCAGAGGCCGGCGCCCTGATGATGATGGAGGACAACATTGAAATGGAAACAATTTTTGGTGATGGATCCGGTTCGTCAGGCAGCGGACTTATGAGCAAACTGGTGGGGGCAGGAAAACGAATCTTAACTGGTGAAAGTCTTTTTATGACGACATTTACGAATGTCGGATCCGGAAAGAAACATGTCTCATTCGCATCACCGTATCCAGGGAAAATCATTCCAATGGATCTTAGCGAGCATAATGGCAAAATCATTTGTCAGAAGGATGCTTTCCTCGCTGCTGCGAAAGGCGTTTCGGTCGGCATTGAATTCCAACGAAAACTCGGCACAGGCTTTTTCGGAGGTGAAGGTTTCATCATGCAAAAGCTCGAAGGCGATGGTATGACATTTGTACACGCTGGTGGAACGATTATTGAGAAAAAACTACTTCCTGGAGAAACATTACGTGTCGATACGGGATGTCTTGTAGCGATGACGCATGACGTCGACTACAACATCGAAATGGTAAAAGGCGTAAAAACAGCATTGTTCGGTGGAGAAGGATTATTTTTCGCTACACTTCGCGGTCCTGGAAAAGTCTGGATTCAATCCTTGCCTTTCTCAAGACTTGCCAGCCGCGTTTTCGCAGCCGCACCGCAAACACCAGGCGGCGGCTCCCGTGATGAAGGCAGTATTGCAGGCGGATTATTCAACATACTTGGCGGAAAATAAGCATAAAAGACTGTCCTTTTTTCGAGTACATTTCGAACGAAAGGACAGCCTATTTATTTTGTTTGGGAGATGTCGTCTCCATTAAATGGTATAATTCAAGAAACCTGGAAGGGATGCGATACTATGAAAATTAACGATGAAGCACGCGAAAAACTGCTGATTGAAGTAAATAGTCTCACAGACGAAGATTTGAATTGGAAACCTGCGGAAAATAGATGGTCCGTCCGGCAAGTGATGGAACATCTGTATCTAATGGAAGTAAGCATTGCGAAAACGATAAAGCACCAACTATCTACCGGCGAACGTAAAATCACCAGCGATAAGCCGATTGAACGGACAACCAATCGGTCAGTAAGAGTTGAAGCCCCGAACTTTGCCCAGCCAGGAGACGCATTCGCTAAGCTCGATGAACTAAAAAGTAAACTATCCGCGAGTCACAGTCAATTAAGAGATATCGCAGAGACAATTACAGAAGAGGAACTTGCTGCTAAATCCTATCCACATCCCGTATTCGGTGACATGAGCCTCAAACAGTGGATACCATTTGTCGGCTATCATGAATTGCGGCATGTTGAACAAATTAAAGAAATCAAAGAGTTAATTAACAATAAATAATCCCATTGCATTTGAAAAGATGGCAATAATTATGCGCCATTTTTGAATAACTTTGCTCAATACAAATCAAAAAGAAGTAACCACCTAAATTGGAGGTTACTCTTTTTCGTGTCTAGTCAGCCGCTATTTCAATTTGGCATATAATGACTTATTTCCCACAACATTTCTTATACTTCTTCCCACTTCCGCAGAGGCAGGGATCATTTCTTACCACTTTTGTTACAGACATTGGCTCTGCCTTTTTAAAAATACCCCCTGAACGTTCATAATCCGAGCGATTTTGTTCACTTCTTTCCCAGGATACCCTCCATAACTCGCTATCCTCATGAGACCTTCCCATAATTTTATAAAAACTATAGAGAACTTGGTCCATATCACTTACCCCATAACGATATTCATGAAATAGATAGTCATCGATTAATGGAAAAGCCTTCTCAGAAAGCTGATGCGACAGTCCCTCGATAACCATGCCTTTACCATCTTCATCAAGAACCTCGTAACATTCAACCATTGCAGATTGAGCATAATCTGTTTTCGTGTTTTGCAATACTGACAAGGCGTAAATGCAGGTTTCATCCTGCATCGCATATGGTTTAACTGGATCTACCACTTCATCAGTTTGATAATGAATTAACGCTTCCGATAATTCCTCTATTAATACATCATCGTCTCTATCAAGTAAATCAGCCAAAACTTGAATATGAGCTGGTAATTTCAATAACCCGATTGCACGCACGGCCATTACACCCCGATACGTAAACCAATCTTTTTCCACCTCCGCTTTCAAGATTGCACCTAACTCGTCTTCATCAAGACATTTCCGTCTGAACAATTCATTCTGTATATATTTAGCTTCATCGAAGTTACCGGATCTGCAATTGCTGTTAAGGTAAACATAATATATAGAACGAAAAATATTATCAGTGTAGTCAGAATGTTAAGGGTCGTAAGTAAAATAACAGCTGATTTCCGCATATGAGACCCCCTTCTTTAATTCAGGATATTTGTGTCACTCATCTCTAAGAATTTGTCTAGATCCATAAAAAACTCGATCAACTACACCAGCTTCATTTGAAATAAATCCAATGGTATCTTGCTTATTTTTCTCAATTCCAACAAAAGTATTATTCCCGACATGACGAAGTGGGTTGTAGGAACCTCCCGTAAAGTGTCTTAATTGACCATCTTTCACATCGATTTGCACGCTCATCCCTTCTCCTGATTTGTACGATCCGACAAACTTCCCCAATACATTTTCATCAATCGGCTCAGTTTCAAAATGGATATGCGTAGCATCCGCTTCTCTACCGCCAAGTACGTTTAGCGCGCCCATTAGCAACCTACCAGACGGCACACTCGCTAAACTAGATAACGCAACGCCCGTCAAACCTTGTTCCGGCAACATAAACATGAGAGAAGAAACTCCTTTCAAACCGCCTCCGTGTTCAATAAGCGTTTCCCCATAATAATCTGGTGTAATTCGCAAACCATATCCATAATAAATCCCATTATTATACTCGAAATGAGGGTAAAGTATTTGAGCAACACTTTCCTCAGACAAAATTCGTACGCCGTCAACCATTCCTTCATTCCGAAAAATCTCTAGATATCTTAATATGTCATTGATGGTCGATTTCAAATAACCAGCAGCCCTCATTGCAGGTGCATCCCACCAGATTTCCGTTGGATAAACGGTAACTCCCTCTTCGGTCGTTTTAGCTGCATAAAGTCTTGTTACATTTTCAAAGCTAGCCAATTTCTCCAAATCAAAAAAAGTTCTATCCAACTTTGCCGGTTTCAAAATATGCTCAGTCACGTAATCCTCATAGGTTTGTCCACTCACCCGGCTAATAATGACACCAAGTAATCCATAAGAATCGTTCGAATAGCTAAAAGAAGTTCCAGGATCAGCAAGCGGCTGATAATTTAGCTCCGCAATAAAATCAAACATCTCATCATATGTATCAATCGCACGACCTGCATTATTAACTAAATCTAAATCAAGATAATCTTTCGCCGACGGATCTTGGTCAATGCTCCGTTTTCTGGCAAACACATGCGTTGAAATCGGCGGGATTCCCGCAGTATGCGTCATTAAATGATGAATCGTAATTTGTTCCGTTTTCTCCATATCCGCCGTCCTAAATTCAGGCAAGTATTTCAGTATTTTATCATGAACAAAAAGCTTGCCCGCTTCCTGGAGTTGCATAATCGCAACACATGTAAATGATTTCGTCATAGATGCAATCCCAAAAATCGTATCCGGTGTGATTTCCAGCTCGTTTTCCACATCACGATGCCCAAAACCTTTCTCATACAGACGCTCACCATTCTTATTAATACCAACCCCAACCCCGGGAATATGGTTTTCTTCCACTAGTTTATTTGCATAGGATTCAAAGTTAGACATATTTTTCATTAATAAATCTCCCCTACTAATAGTCTCAATGGTCACTAGATCAAATTCCTTCCGATAATAGTTCATTCGAGACCTATCAATAAATCCCTTCTTTTTCAGAAAAAGACGCCTCCGATAAGGTACCTCTTCTCGAAAAGGTACCTGTGCAAGGTGCATTTATGACAATTCATGACGCTGGATAAATAAACAAAGGGATATCGACAAAGTGTTATATAGTCGTATCCCTTTTTCATTTTATGCAATTGTAGTGTATTATCTGAATTGCTTCTTGCACAGGTACCTAAAAAGGGTACCTAAAAAGTAGCCATCGAATTTTTAGGAATTCACGTAAACATCAATCTTTGACAACCGCTCAATAGCTTTTTCTAAAGCTTCCACTTCTCGAACGAGCGCTAATCGGACATAGCCGGCACCTTCTGATCCGAATACACTTCCAGGGACCATGACCACTCCACTTTGTTTAATTGCTTCAAACACAAATTCCTTATCGCCCAGCTCAAACGGATATTTCGCCCAAACGAACATGCCGCCATTTGACGGAGTCACTGACCATCCAATCTCGGTTAACCCATCCGTTAATACACGGTGTCTATCCTTAAACTCTTGTCGTAAGCGTGCTGTAATTTCTTCTGCATGATCCAATGCAGTTGCGGCTGCTTCTTGAATAGGTTCAAACGTACCGTAATCTAAATTAGATTTGAATTGTTTCATGATGCTGATGACTTCAGAATTACCGACGATGTATGCTATTCGTGCGCCTGCCAAACTAAAACTTTTGGACAATGAATTGATTTCTATTCCGACTTCTTTCGCGCCAGGTACGGAAAGGAAACTGAATGGTTTATCTCCTGTAAAATAAAATTCGGAGTAAGCGGCATCATGTATTACGATAATGCTGTATTGCTTTGCAAATGCGATCACTTTTTCAAAAAATTTCTTCGTAGGCATTGCAGGAACAGGATTACCTGGTAAATTTAAAATAAGCAGTTTTGCTTTTCGTGCAATTTCTTCGGGGATTGCATCTAAATCAGGTAAGAAATTATTTTCCGCACGTAAAGGCATTTCATATGGAATTGCCCCTGCTAATTTAATGCCAACTTCATAGGCGACATAAGCTGGATTTGTTGTTAATACAATATCTCCTTCATTACAAAAAGCGAATGGCAGATGGACTAGCCCTTCTTGAGAACCCATCGTTTTAAGGATTTCTGTATCTGGATTGAGCGTAACGCTCGAACGTCTCTGATAATAGTTTGCAACAGCTTCATGGAATCTTTTTGTTCCGCCAAGCGTGTAGCCGTAAGCGCTTTCCAATACGCTTTGCTCCGATAAGACTTGTCTTACTTTTTCATCGGGCGGTAAATCCGGGCTTCCAAGACTTAAATCAATTATTTCAACGCCCGTTTCTTCTTTTACTTTCGCTGCTGCTTTTAATTTTCCGAAAATTGCTGGTTCAAAAATAGACATTTTTTGTGAAGGTTCGATTTTCATTGAGCTGTACCCCATTCTATGTAAATTTCAATTTCTCAAAACAGTTTACCATGAACGATGTTATGTTTGGATAAAATACGGGAATACTTGTAGTGAATTTATTCAATCTAACATACGTTGCTCTGCCACTATTTTGCGTCCATCTTCTCCAGACGCTTGATAAGCGACTCCCGCCAGCTTGTTGCCAGCTCTTGGATGTTTAGTAATTTTTGAATACTTTCTTTGTCCTTTAAACGTTGAAAATAAATGTCGTTAGCAACTAACACAGACAGTCCTTCACGATGTTGTTTGAGTAACGTAATTTGCGAATCTTTCCGAACAAGACCTTCCTCAAGAACACGGCATAGATATCCTGTGTATCCTGTTTCCACCATTCTTTTCAAAAGTAGAGGCAATTTAGTCCGCTTTGTAATAGTACTGCAAGGAATTCGACTTTGAGTAACTTGAATGACTGCCTCGCCAACTTGAAAAATATCACCTATATGAACATCTTTTTCTAACATATTCATAACGGTTAAATTTTCACCAAATGTAGATGCTGGTAAAGTCGTCTTAAATTCCGATTCCCATAACTTATAATGTTCATATGGATAAATACAAACCGCTCGATCTGATCCACCATGAAAAAGTAAATTGGCAACACCATCCCCTTGGAATCCATCTTTCGTTAAAAATGCATCATTGACACTTTCTTTGCAAATACCCGTATTCATTTCTTTACCATTTTCATAAATCATTTTTTGGGGAATTCCGATAGAAAGATTATGAATCTTTTTCACATGATTCATCCTGAAAATGCCTCCTATTATTACTTTATTAGAATATACTATAAATGATATTATACTATATGGATTTATTTAAAGTGCAAAAGCTATATAAATATGTGGTATCAATCAATATTTCGGAGTTTTTTAAGTACCTTTTTTAGGTACCTTTTTTAGGTACCTGTGCAAGGTTGAATTATGACAATTCATAAATTCGGATAAAAATTCAAAGTCATTTCAACAAAGCCTTATACAGCTCATTTCCATTTACGTTTTATACAATTGTAGTGTATTTTTGGAATAGTTTCTTACACAGGTACCTAAAATTCGGTACCTAAAATTCTTTCACAAACGAGGAGGGACGAAGATGCAAACATTGTATTTTGAGCCTGCGTGGGATAGAACAATTGCGCCTGCGGATAGAGAAAAAGTTATGGATCATTTTCAATCACGACACCCCGAAAACGACATTCAGCTTTCATTTTTATGGGAAGCGATCAATCATAAGGAGGAACGATTAATCACAGTTCTCATTCACAATGGAAAAGATACTCCCCTTCCATTACAAGATGTAGTCATTGCTTATGATAAAGAAGGCAAACAAATTGCTACTGGCATTTTTACCTTGCCCCTGAAAATCCCAGGCAAAACATCCATGCCATGGACATTCATTTTTACACCGGTGAATCAATCAGAAGTATCTCCACGTTATACGATCATAAATAAATCCTAACAAAGAATATCAACACAGCGCTTTATTCAAAAATACCCTATCCAAGATTCACTCATGGATAGGTTTTTTCTTATTATCGTTATTCCACAGGAGTTGCCGCAGAAATAAAACTTAAAAATCCAACTATTTTGTTTTAGTTTAATAGAAAACGGTTATTAAGAGACTAGGAGACTTTAATTTTAGTATGGGAGGAGGCTTTTCTATGAGCTTAGCATCAATTGGCGTTCCTGGATTAATTATTATCCTAGTTATTATTTTGATTTTATTCGGTCCACGAAAATTACCTGAAGTCGGTTCTGCGGTAGGAAAAACATTGGCAGAGTTCAAAAAGTCCGCAAAAGACATTATGGAGGATGACGACGAACCGGAGAAGAATAAAACGGAAACACAAGAGCAGGTGAAGTAAATGGCAAAAGTAGAAGAAAATCATACATCAGGAGAACAGCAAGTCCCTGGTTCCAGTAGCCCTTCCCACGGGGAGCCTAGCGTTGTGGATCATTTAACGGACCTGCGAAAACAACTTATTAAGAGTACAGTCGTTTTTGTACTCTTTTTCATCGTAGTATTCAGTACGATCAATCTATGGTTTCCTTATGTTACAAGAGGTCATCGATTAATCGTTTTGAGTCCGCTAGAAATCGTTACATTTTACATGTCCATTTCTACTGCGCTCGCATTCGGTCTGTCTTTGCCGTTTCTTTGTCATTTTATATGGCAATTTGTGAAACCCGGTTTAACTGAACCGGAAAGTCGATTTTTCAACCTTTATTCACCGGTGATGTTTATCTTATTCGCACTCGGTCTCTCTTTCGGCTATTTTGTCGTCAATCCGTTGAGTTATAACTTTTTAACCTCGCTTGGCGCCGTCAATTTCGATGTAATGATTTCCGCAAAAGAATATGCTCGGTTTTTATTGCTGACGACAATGCCGATTGGTTTAATGTTCGAATTACCCATGGTTGCGATGTTTTTGGCTTCAATCGGGTTATTGACAGGAGAGACGATGAAAAAAGTACGGAAGTGGTCGTATGTCGTGTTAGGGCTCGTTTCTGCGTTGATTACGCCGCCTGATTTTATCAGTCAACTTATCGTTTTGATACCTATGATTTTATTATATGAAGTGAGTATTCGACTCGTTGCCTACACAGAAAAACGAGCGCTGCTTAAAGAAATGGAAGAAAATCCTTCACAATCATCGTGATTGATCTCAACTTTCAAACTGCTTTTCGATATTGTATTGAATGCCTATTATTTGTTCAAGGAGGAGAAGGATATGACAGAACCACGAAAGCCAGATAGTAATTCGCAAGGGATGAGCCGTCGTAATTTCTTGAAAAACACTGGACTTGTAGCAGGCGGTCTTGTCGGAGGATCGCTATTTGGCGGGTTGATTACAAACCAAACACAAAAAGATAATAAAAACACTACAAGTGATACGGGTGGCAATAAATCATTTGAAGCCAGAATATTTTTCAGCCGAAATGAAGACTTCGATACTTTATCCGCCGCGACTGAAAGATTATTCCCAGAAACTGACGTAGGACCCGGTGCGATTGCACTTGGTGTTCCCTATTTTATAGACAGACAACTTGCAGGTGAATGGGGGACAAATGCACATGATTATATGACCGGCCCTTTCCCGCAAATTGCTGAAGTTGAAAAATATGTAGAAGAAGATACAAATCAGAATGAAGGAGGACCGGAATCTGAAGTGAGAGTCCCTGCACCAACTCCGAGATATCAAACGCGAATGACGCGTGCTGCACTATTCATGGAAGGTGTTCATGCACTGCAAAAAACTGCTGAAGAAAAGTTTGATGAAAGGTTTAAAGACTTAGAACCTGATCAACAAGACGAAATTCTTGGGATGTTCGACAACAATGAAGCAGAAGTGAAAGGTGTAAGCTCGAATACGTTCTTCAACTTACTATTAGGAACAACAATCGAAGGTGCTTACGCAGACCCGGCATACGGCGGAAATCGCAATATGGAAGGTTGGAAAATGAAGGAATTCCCTGGACCTCGTATGAGTTGGTTACAAGATATCGAGAAAGAAGATTTTATCGTTATGAAACCAGAAAGCTTACGAAATTATCAGGGACACAATTAAAGGAGGACGCATATGGCTAAGAAATTAGAGAAAGTAGACGTGGTCGTAGTAGGAAGTGGTTGGGCTGGAGGCGTCGTATCTGCCGAACTAGCAAAATCCGGCTATAAAGTCGTCACGTTAGAACGCGGAAAAGATCAAAAGCGTTCCGACTTTATAGGTGTAAAAGATGAGTTGCGCTATACAAATCGTTATGAAATGATGCAAAAATTAGCACCCGAATCGATTACTTCGAGAGTATCGATTAACGATGTTGCTTTACCTGTCCGTACACGCCAAGAAATGAATGCAGGCACTGATCTCGGTGGCGGTAGTGTGCACTGGGCGGGCTCTGTTTATCGCTATAGAACGTATGATTTTGAAATCCGCTCTAAAACAATTGAACGATACGGTGAAAGCAAAATTCCTGAAGGGATGACAATTCAGGACTGGGGCATTACTTACGATGAGCTGGAAAAGTATTATGACAAATGGGAAAAAACGGCGGGAATCTCGGGTGAACCTGATCCGCTTGGCGATGAACGTTCAGACGATTATCCAAATCCGCCGATGATCGCGTCCCCTGCCATTCAATTGTTTAAAGATACAACTAAAAAAATGGGGCTTCATCCTTTCCAAATGGCTTCGGGGAATATGTCACAAAATTATACGAACCCAGACGGCGAAAAATTAAATCAATGTATGTTCTGTTCGTTTTGTACGATGTACGGTTGTGACTTCACTGCTAAATCAGACCCATTAGCGACAGTACTCCCAACAGCCGTGAAAACTGGAAATTGTGAAATTCGGACACATGCTCTCGTTCGTCGTGTCTTACATAAAGACGGTAAAGCAACAGGCGTTTTATATACAGATACACGTTCCGGACAAGAGTTCGAACAGCCAGCAGATGTCGTTGTATTAGCTGCTTTCACGTTCACCAATAACCGCCTTCTCATGCTTTCGGAAATCGGTGAACAATATAATCCCGAAACACGTAAAGGAACGATTGGCAGAAA
This genomic window from Sporosarcina sp. Marseille-Q4063 contains:
- a CDS encoding DoxX family protein, with protein sequence MVELKKSQFGKHVIIEENPLSRWLFSNTTSAWIWLILRLYLGYSWLTAGIGKVTSDAWTGANAGVAVEGFMGGALAKAEAGDVAGWYAWFLESVVIPNAVPFSYMIAWGEVLVGLGLIVGLLTGIAAFFGALMNMSFLLAGTVSSNPVMFMIAIVLILAWKVAGWYGLDRWVLPRLGTPWSRKRNE
- the cdaS gene encoding sporulation-specific diadenylate cyclase CdaS; the encoded protein is MDNVDCDFTTMTQILKEDIHKVISELQINLEAIEDENNCLLCNFEKIKEEFLDIEIKAATFYLNCYLAPFTDKYPELSMSLQNMARMRHGGLIVIEREDSLETLIRPGIPIGAELTHSLLESIFYPGNPLHDGAVLVRLNKIVSAANVLPLSDIYMGDKKLGTRHRAALGLSERSDALVLIVSEETGRVSFAKGGNMYPITTQGNP
- the sspL gene encoding small, acid-soluble spore protein L, with the translated sequence MSKKNNHNKGKKANSVTPQGIADTEFTAEPKTKLEEAAKKKNTK
- a CDS encoding TIGR00266 family protein → MNNHEIDYKIYGDDMQFVEVELDPQETVVAEAGALMMMEDNIEMETIFGDGSGSSGSGLMSKLVGAGKRILTGESLFMTTFTNVGSGKKHVSFASPYPGKIIPMDLSEHNGKIICQKDAFLAAAKGVSVGIEFQRKLGTGFFGGEGFIMQKLEGDGMTFVHAGGTIIEKKLLPGETLRVDTGCLVAMTHDVDYNIEMVKGVKTALFGGEGLFFATLRGPGKVWIQSLPFSRLASRVFAAAPQTPGGGSRDEGSIAGGLFNILGGK
- a CDS encoding DinB family protein, with protein sequence MKINDEAREKLLIEVNSLTDEDLNWKPAENRWSVRQVMEHLYLMEVSIAKTIKHQLSTGERKITSDKPIERTTNRSVRVEAPNFAQPGDAFAKLDELKSKLSASHSQLRDIAETITEEELAAKSYPHPVFGDMSLKQWIPFVGYHELRHVEQIKEIKELINNK
- a CDS encoding SEC-C metal-binding domain-containing protein yields the protein MFRRKCLDEDELGAILKAEVEKDWFTYRGVMAVRAIGLLKLPAHIQVLADLLDRDDDVLIEELSEALIHYQTDEVVDPVKPYAMQDETCIYALSVLQNTKTDYAQSAMVECYEVLDEDGKGMVIEGLSHQLSEKAFPLIDDYLFHEYRYGVSDMDQVLYSFYKIMGRSHEDSELWRVSWERSEQNRSDYERSGGIFKKAEPMSVTKVVRNDPCLCGSGKKYKKCCGK
- a CDS encoding serine hydrolase → MKNMSNFESYANKLVEENHIPGVGVGINKNGERLYEKGFGHRDVENELEITPDTIFGIASMTKSFTCVAIMQLQEAGKLFVHDKILKYLPEFRTADMEKTEQITIHHLMTHTAGIPPISTHVFARKRSIDQDPSAKDYLDLDLVNNAGRAIDTYDEMFDFIAELNYQPLADPGTSFSYSNDSYGLLGVIISRVSGQTYEDYVTEHILKPAKLDRTFFDLEKLASFENVTRLYAAKTTEEGVTVYPTEIWWDAPAMRAAGYLKSTINDILRYLEIFRNEGMVDGVRILSEESVAQILYPHFEYNNGIYYGYGLRITPDYYGETLIEHGGGLKGVSSLMFMLPEQGLTGVALSSLASVPSGRLLMGALNVLGGREADATHIHFETEPIDENVLGKFVGSYKSGEGMSVQIDVKDGQLRHFTGGSYNPLRHVGNNTFVGIEKNKQDTIGFISNEAGVVDRVFYGSRQILRDE
- a CDS encoding aminotransferase class I/II-fold pyridoxal phosphate-dependent enzyme, giving the protein MKIEPSQKMSIFEPAIFGKLKAAAKVKEETGVEIIDLSLGSPDLPPDEKVRQVLSEQSVLESAYGYTLGGTKRFHEAVANYYQRRSSVTLNPDTEILKTMGSQEGLVHLPFAFCNEGDIVLTTNPAYVAYEVGIKLAGAIPYEMPLRAENNFLPDLDAIPEEIARKAKLLILNLPGNPVPAMPTKKFFEKVIAFAKQYSIIVIHDAAYSEFYFTGDKPFSFLSVPGAKEVGIEINSLSKSFSLAGARIAYIVGNSEVISIMKQFKSNLDYGTFEPIQEAAATALDHAEEITARLRQEFKDRHRVLTDGLTEIGWSVTPSNGGMFVWAKYPFELGDKEFVFEAIKQSGVVMVPGSVFGSEGAGYVRLALVREVEALEKAIERLSKIDVYVNS
- a CDS encoding MOSC domain-containing protein; its protein translation is MNHVKKIHNLSIGIPQKMIYENGKEMNTGICKESVNDAFLTKDGFQGDGVANLLFHGGSDRAVCIYPYEHYKLWESEFKTTLPASTFGENLTVMNMLEKDVHIGDIFQVGEAVIQVTQSRIPCSTITKRTKLPLLLKRMVETGYTGYLCRVLEEGLVRKDSQITLLKQHREGLSVLVANDIYFQRLKDKESIQKLLNIQELATSWRESLIKRLEKMDAK
- a CDS encoding SLAP domain-containing protein, with the protein product MQTLYFEPAWDRTIAPADREKVMDHFQSRHPENDIQLSFLWEAINHKEERLITVLIHNGKDTPLPLQDVVIAYDKEGKQIATGIFTLPLKIPGKTSMPWTFIFTPVNQSEVSPRYTIINKS